A single region of the Neomonachus schauinslandi chromosome 3, ASM220157v2, whole genome shotgun sequence genome encodes:
- the LOC123323164 gene encoding gamma-crystallin C isoform X1: MGKITFYEDRGFQGRCYECSSDHPNLQPYFSRCNSIRVDSGCWMLYERPNYQGHQYFLRRGDYPDYQQWLGFSDSIRSCRLIPQHTSSHRLRLYEREDHKGLMMELSEDCSCIQDRFHLSEVRSLHVLEGCWVLYELPNYQGRQYLLRPQEYRRYHDWGATEAKAGSLRRVVDLY; this comes from the exons ATGGGGAAG ATCACCTTCTACGAGGACCGCGGCTTCCAGGGCCGCTGCTACGAGTGCAGCAGTGACCACCCGAACCTGCAGCCCTACTTCAGCCGCTGCAACTCCATCCGCGTGGACAGTGGCTGCTGGATGCTCTACGAGCGCCCCAACTACCAGGGCCACCAGTACTTCCTGCGGCGCGGGGATTACCCCGACTACCAGCAGTGGCTGGGCTTCAGCGACTCCATCCGCTCCTGCCGCCTCATCCCCCAG CAT ACAAGCTCCCACAGGCTGCGGCTGTATGAAAGAGAGGACCACAAAGGCCTCATGATGGAGCTGAGCGAGGACTGCTCCTGCATCCAGGATCGCTTCCACCTGAGTGAGGTCCGCTCCCTCCACGTGCTGGAGGGCTGCTGGGTCCTCTACGAGCTGCCCAACTACCAGGGGCGGCAGTACCTGCTGAGGCCCCAAGAATACAGGCGCTACCACGACTGGGGGGCCACAGAGGCTAAGGCAGGCTCTTTGCGGAGGGTGGTGGATTTATACTAA
- the LOC123323164 gene encoding gamma-crystallin C isoform X2, which yields MGKITFYEDRGFQGRCYECSSDHPNLQPYFSRCNSIRVDSGCWMLYERPNYQGHQYFLRRGDYPDYQQWLGFSDSIRSCRLIPQTSSHRLRLYEREDHKGLMMELSEDCSCIQDRFHLSEVRSLHVLEGCWVLYELPNYQGRQYLLRPQEYRRYHDWGATEAKAGSLRRVVDLY from the exons ATGGGGAAG ATCACCTTCTACGAGGACCGCGGCTTCCAGGGCCGCTGCTACGAGTGCAGCAGTGACCACCCGAACCTGCAGCCCTACTTCAGCCGCTGCAACTCCATCCGCGTGGACAGTGGCTGCTGGATGCTCTACGAGCGCCCCAACTACCAGGGCCACCAGTACTTCCTGCGGCGCGGGGATTACCCCGACTACCAGCAGTGGCTGGGCTTCAGCGACTCCATCCGCTCCTGCCGCCTCATCCCCCAG ACAAGCTCCCACAGGCTGCGGCTGTATGAAAGAGAGGACCACAAAGGCCTCATGATGGAGCTGAGCGAGGACTGCTCCTGCATCCAGGATCGCTTCCACCTGAGTGAGGTCCGCTCCCTCCACGTGCTGGAGGGCTGCTGGGTCCTCTACGAGCTGCCCAACTACCAGGGGCGGCAGTACCTGCTGAGGCCCCAAGAATACAGGCGCTACCACGACTGGGGGGCCACAGAGGCTAAGGCAGGCTCTTTGCGGAGGGTGGTGGATTTATACTAA